One window from the genome of Epinephelus fuscoguttatus linkage group LG3, E.fuscoguttatus.final_Chr_v1 encodes:
- the LOC125885888 gene encoding reticulon-3-like, with translation MADSTSSSRSDSSSSSCNNSSSSLRDLTHSASQLIYWKELKKSAAAFSLSLLVLVSVATLSVISVVSYLLLAFLCVTITFRVYKSVIQAIQKSDEGHPFRSLLDRDISVSSESVRLLADQFLIQLNWFSSQSRKLLLVQDLVDSLKLAAVMWMMTYVGAIFNGVTILILADIIVFTTPLIYQKNKTQIDRTIEVLQFRLDKTLLKLQDRLPGAVRRTKAE, from the exons atggCTGACTCAACCAGCAGCAGCCGCTCTgactcttcatcatcatcatgcaaCAACTCTTCTTCCTCACTCAGGGacctcacacactcag CCTCACAGCTCATCTACTGGAAGGAACTGAAGAAGTCGGCAGCGGCGTTCAGCCTATCTCTGCTGGTTCTTGTCTCGGTGGCAACACTATCTGTCATCAGTGTGGTGTCCTACCTGCTGCTGGCATTCCTCTGTGTCACTATCACCTTCAG GGTTTATAAATCAGTGATTCAGGCCATCCAGAAATCTGATGAAGGACATCCATTCAG GTCTCTGTTGGACAGGGACATCTCGGTGTCATCAGAGTCAGTCCGACTGCTGGCTGACCAGTTCCTGATCCAACTTAACTGGttcagcagtcagagcaggaagCTGTTGCTGGTCCAAGACCTGGTTGACTCTCTGAAG CTGGCTGCTGTCATGTGGATGATGACGTACGTTGGCGCCATCTTTAACGGTGTCACCATCCTCATCCTCG CTGACATCATTGTCTTCACCACGCCGCTGATCTACCAGAAGAATAAG aCGCAGATCGATCGAACCATCGAGGTGTTACAGTTCAGACTGGACAAGACGCTGCTGAA ACTGCAGGACAGGTTACCTGGAGCTGTTAGAAGAACCAAAGCTGAGTGA
- the gemin6 gene encoding gem-associated protein 6, which yields MQSGWSLLGPLQWIRYVNTQVKVKVGTDEEHCGWLLTVDPVSASLVLVNFREEGGVSVQVVMGHAVEEVEVLQEANEETTERLCVSFLPLKTPRLDPEELRRRRGGVRRWLEKNWIPVVEEGEELRVAGVLTITAPYGPENCCSSNQIILDRIQKLIQSLIQTEPRLEHSSSCD from the exons ATGCAGAGCGGCTGGTCTCTGCTAGGTCCGCTGCAGTGGATCCGTTACGTCAACACACAGGTGAAGGTGAAGGTGGGAACAGATGAAGAGCACTGCGGCTGGCTGCTCACCGTGGACCCGGTGTCCGCCAG TCTGGTCCTGGTGAACTTCAGGGAGGAGGGCGGGGTATCGGTGCAGGTGGTGATGGGTCACGccgtggaggaggtggaggtccTGCAGGAGGCCAATGAGGAGACCACAGAGCGTCTCTGCGTCTCCTTCCTTCCCTTGAAGACCCCCAGGCTGGACCcggaggagctgaggaggaggagggggggtgtcCGGAGGTGGCTGGAGAAGAACTGGATCCCGGtagtggaggagggggaggagcttAGGGTGGCGGGGGTCCTCACCATCACGGCCCCCTACGGACCTGAAAACTGCTGCAGCTCCAACCAGATCATCCTGGACCGCATCCAGAAACTGATCCAGAGTCTGATCCAGACTGAACCCCGACTggagcacagcagcagctgtgactga